The following are encoded in a window of Fusarium oxysporum f. sp. lycopersici 4287 chromosome 5, whole genome shotgun sequence genomic DNA:
- a CDS encoding pre-mRNA-splicing factor RSE1 (At least one base has a quality score < 10) has product MATTSNMFLYSLTVQPPTNVTQAVLGQFAGTREQLIITAAGSQLSLLRPDPSQGKVITLLSHDVFGIIRSLAAFRLAGSNKDYLIIASDSGRITIIEYLPAQNRFHRLHLETFGKSGVRRVIPGEYLACDPKGRACLIASTEKNKLVYVLNRNSQAELTISSPLEAHKPGVLVISMVALDVGYSNPVFAALEIDYSEIDQDSTGQAMEELDTQLVYYELDLGLNHVVRKWSDPVDPTASILFQVPGGNDGPSGVLVCGEENITYRHSNQEAFRVAIPRRRGATEDPNRKRTIVSGIMHKLKGSAGAFFFLLQTDDGDLFKLSIDMIEDEEGNPTGEVKRLKIKYFDTVPVASSLCILKSGFLYVASQFGNYSFYQFEKLGDDDEELEFYSDDFPADPRASYEPVYFHPRPTENLALVESIPAMNPLLDCKVANLTGEDAPQIYTICGNGPRSSFRMLKHGLEVNEIVASELPGIPSAVWTLKLNRSEQYDAYIVLSFTNGTLVLSIGETVEEVSDSGFLTSVPTLAAQLLGDDGLIQVHPKGIRHVRNGHVNEWAAPQHRSIVAATANAHQVAVALSSGEIVYFEMDADGSLAEYDEKKEMFGTVTCLSLGDVPEGRLRSSFLAVGCDDCTVRILSLDPESTLENKSVQALTAAPTSLAIIAMDDSSSGGSTLYLHIGLHSGVYLRTVLDEVTGELTDTRQKFLGPKEVRLFQVTVQGKTCVLGLSSRPWLGYADPITKGFVVTPLNYVDLEWGWNFSSEQCEEGIVGIQGQSLRIFNIDRLGDTLIQKSIPLTYTPKKLVKHPDQPLFYTIEADNNTLPPELRAQLLADPKIVNGDSRVLPPEDFGYPKGTRRWASCINVIDPLSEEGQVVQTIDLENNEAAVSAAIVSFSSQDNESFLVVGTGKDMVVNPRSYSEGYLHIYRFQDGGRELEFIHKTKIEEPPLALLAFQGRVAVAVGTQLRIYDLGMRQMLRKSQAEVAAQQIVSLNTQGSRIIVGDVQQGVTYVVYKPASNKLIPFVDDTIARWTTCTTMVDYESVAGGDKFGNMFIVRCPEKASEEADEEQTGLHLINAREYLHGTPHRVSLMCHFYTQDIPTSITKTSLVVGGQEILLWSGIMGTIGVFIPFISREDADFFQNLEQHLRTEDPPLAGRDHLMYRGYYAPVKGVIDGDLCERYNLLPNDKKLMIAGELDRSVREIERKISDIRTRSAF; this is encoded by the exons ATGGCGACCACGTCGAACATGTTCTTGTACTCGCTGACGGTTCAGCCGCCGACAAACGTCACGCAAGCGGTCCTGGGCCAGTTCGCAGGCACTAGAGAACAGCTTATCATCACTGCTGCTGGCTCGCAGCTCTCCCTACTACGACCCGATCCATCCCAGGGAAAGGTGATTACCCTCCTATCACATGATGTCTTTGGCATCATCCGTTCCCTCGCCGCTTTTCGGTTAGCTGGTAGCAATAAGG ACTACTTGATCATTGCGTCCGACTCTGGTCGTATCACAATCATTGAGTACCTCCCTGCACAGAACCGCTTTCACCGTTTACATCTCGAAACTTTTGGCAAATCCGGTGTACGGAGAGTCATTCCTGGCGAGTATCTAGCCTGCGACCCTAAGGGCAGAGCATGCTTAATTGCCTCAACTGAGAAGAACAAACTTGTCTACGTTCTCAACCGTAACTCACAAGCTGAGCTCACAATCTCGTCACCGCTTGAGGCCCACAAACCTGGCGTCCTGGTCATCTCCATGGTTGCGCTTGATGTCGGCTACTCGAATCCAGTGTTTGCCGCTCTCGAGATTGACTACTCCGAGATTGACCAAGACTCGACCGGCCAAGCAATGGAAGAGTTGGACACTCAATTGGTTTATTACGAGCTTGATTTGGGACTCAATCACGTTGTGCGCAAGTGGTCAGACCCTGTTGACCCAACAGCCTCAATTCTGTTCCAGGTCCCTGGTGGAAATGATGGGCCTAGTGGTGTGCTCGTGTGCGGTGAGGAAAATATCACATATCGACACTCAAATCAGGAAGCGTTCCGTGTTGCCATCCCTCGTCGACGCGGCGCCACTGAAGATCCAAACCGCAAGCGCACGATCGTGTCTGGTATCATGCACAAGCTGAAAGGCAGTGCAGGCGCgtttttcttcctcctgcaAACAGACGACGGTGATCTCTTCAAACTCTCGATCGATatgattgaggatgaggaaggCAACCCCACTGGAGAAGTCAAAAGACTCAAGATCAAGTATTTTGACACCGTTCCGGTCGCCTCAAGTCTCTGCATTTTGAAGAGCGGTTTCCTCTACGTTGCTTCTCAGTTTGGTAACTACTCATTCTACCAATTTGAAAAGCtcggtgatgacgatgaggaacTAGAGTTCTACAGTGATGACTTCCCCGCGGATCCCAGGGCTTCTTACGAACCGGTTTACTTCCACCCTCGGCCAACTGAAAACTTGGCCCTGGTCGAGAGCATCCCTGCCATGAATCCCCTCCTAGATTGCAAGGTCGCAAACCTCACTGGAGAAGATGCACCTCAAATCTATACCATTTGTGGTAACGGCCCCCGAAGTAGCTTCAGGATGCTCAAGCATGGTTTGGAAGTCAACGAGATTGTTGCCTCTGAACTGCCTGGAATTCCTTCTGCTGTTTGGACGCTGAAGCTGAATCGCTCAGAACAGTATGATGCTTACATTGTACTATCATTTACCAACGGTACGCTAGTCCTCAGTATTGGCGAGACTGTTGAGGAAGTCAGTGACTCCGGTTTTCTCACAAGTGTTCCAACGCTGGCGGCCCagctccttggtgatgatggactGATCCAGGTTCATCCCAAGGGCATTCGACATGTGCGTAATGGTCATGTCAATGAATGGGCCGCCCCGCAACATCGCTCCATTGTTGCTGCTACAGCCAATGCTCATCAGGTCGCTGTCGCTCTCAGCTCTGGTGAGATTGTCTACTTCGAGATGGATGCGGACGGCTCACTGGCTGAGTATGatgaaaagaaggagatgttTGGTACCGTTACTTGCCTAAGCCTGGGTGACGTCCCCGAGGGACGATTAAGAAGTTCATTCTTGGCCGTCGGTTGTGACGATTGCACTGTCCGCATTCTAAGCCTGGATCCAGAGTCGACTTTGGAAAACAAGTCAGTTCAGGCTCTTACGGCTGCTCCAACATCGCTGGCAATCATCGCAATGGATGACTCCTCGTCGGGCGGTTCTACCCTCTATCTCCACATCGGTTTACACTCCGGTGTCTATCTCAGGACAGTTCTTGACGAAGTCACTGGTGAGTTGACAGACACGCGCCAAAAGTTCCTCGGTCCCAAGGAAGTCCGACTTTTCCAGGTCACAGTTCAAGGCAAGACATGCGTGCTTGGTCTAAGCTCCAGGCCTTGGCTTGGTTACGCAGACCCGATCACAAAAGGTTTTGTAGTGACGCCCCTAAACTACGTCGACCTTGAGTGGGGTTGGAACTTCAGTAGTGAGCAGTGCGAAGAAGGCATTGTTGGTATCCAGGGTCAATCATTACG AATTTTTAATATCGATCGGCTTGGCGATACACTCATCCAGAAATCAATTCCTTTGACTTATACCCCGAAGAAACTTGTAAAGCACCCTGATCAGCCTCTCTTCTACACTATCGAGGCAGACAACAACACTTTACCACCTGAGTTACGTGCACAACTTTTGGCAGACCCCAAAATCGTCAACGGTGATTCTAGAGTGCTCCCACCTGAAGATTTTGGCTATCCCAAAGGTACACGTCGATGGGCATCTTGCATTAATGTGATAGATCCACTGTCCGAGGAAGGACAAGTTGTGCAAACGATTGATCTGGAGAACAATGAAGCGGCCGTCAGTGCAGCCATCGTGTCTTTTTCAAGCCAAGATAACGAGAGCTTTTTGGTAGTTGGTACCGGCAAGGACATGGTGGTCAATCCTCGCAGCTACAGCGAAGGATATCTACACATTTACCGATTTCAAGATGGGGGGCGAGAACTTGAGTTCATTCACAAAACCAAGATTGAAGAACCACCTCTAGCTCTTTTGGCTTTTCAAGGAAGAGTAGCTGTTGCAGTTGGAACACAGTTGCGTATATATGATCTTGGCATGAGACAGATGCTCCGCAAATCTCAGGCTGAAGTAGCAGCGCAGCAGATCGTGTCCCTGAACACCCAGGGCAGTCGAAttattgttggtgatgttcaACAGGGCGTAACCTACGTGGTATACAAGCCTGCGTCGAACAAACTCATTCCCTTCGTCGATGATACCATCGCAAGGTGGACCACATGCACAACCATGGTAGATTACGAGTCGGTGGCCGGCGGTGACAAGTTCGGAAATATGTTCATTGTCCGCTGCCCTGAAAAGGCCAGTGAAGAGGCTGACGAGGAGCAAACGGGCTTGCATCTTATTAATGCGCGAGAATATCTTCACGGTACACCTCACAGAGTAAGTCTGATGTGCCATTTCTACACACAGGACATACCAACCAGTATCACCAAAACGAGTCTGGTAGTTGGTGGACAGGAAATTTTGCTATGGAGTGGTATCATGGGCACTATCGGAGTTTTCATACCATTTATCAGTCGTGAAGATGCGGACTTCTTCCAGAATCTCGAACAACACCTAAGGACCGAGGACCCCCCGCTCGCCGGACGAGATCATCTCATGTATCGCGGTTATTATGCTCCTGTCAAGGGAGTCATTGATGGCGATCTATGCGAGCGATACAACCTCTTGCCCAACGACAAGAAGCTTATGATTGCCGGCGAATTGGACCGATCGGTCCGAGAGATCGAGCGGAAGATTTCT GATATTCGTACACGGTCTGCATTCTGA